GGATCCACCCCCGCTGCCCGGGCCACCTGCCTCAGGCTGGTGCCCTCGAATCCATGTTCGGCGAACAGCCGCCGGGCGGCATCCAGGATCCCGTCCCTTGATGCCGCTGTTCCGCCGCGGCGCCCCCGCCTTGCCGGTGGAGAACCACTCCCCTCCAGGGTCATGCCGTCCGCCTGCGCAGCGTCAGCGAGGCCAGCACCAGGACGCCCAGCACGATGGCTCCCATGATGGCGGCATCCTGCCACATCTGTTCCGTGGCCTCCGGGTTAGCGGCAATCTCCTGCAGAGCGTCCACGGAGAACGTCAACGGAAGGACATTCGAGATGGCCTCGAGGGCATCATTCATGCGGTCGCGCGCCACGAACAGTCCGCAAAGGAGGATTTGCGGCACCACCACCACCGGCATGAACTGGACCGCCTGGAATTCGGTCTGCGCAAACGCCGAGCACAGCAGGCCCAGGGCCACCCCCAGGACTGCGTTGATGACGGCGATCAGGACCACGAAGCCAGGCGGGCCCTCGATGTCGAGATCGAAAATCCAGTACGCCACGGCGGTCGCCACCAAAGACTGCAGGGCGGCCATAATGGAGAAGCCCAGGCCGTATCCAAAGAGCAGGTCGGATTTATGGACGGGTGTGGTGAGCAGCCGCTCCAGTGTCCCTGAGGTCCGCTCACGCAGCATGGTGATGGAGGTGACCAGGAACATCACCACAAACGGGAAGATGGCGAGCATCATCAGTCCCACGCGGTCGAAGGTGCGCGGCGCCCCGGGCGGCAGGGTCTCATTCTTGAAGAGGAAGTACACGGCGGTGAGCAGCAGTGCCGGGACCGCCAGGATCATGGCAATGCTGCGGTGGTCGTGCCGCAGCTGCTCCAGCACGCGGCGGGTGGTTGCGAGCATCATCAGGACATCCATCACCACACGCTCCTGTCCTGAGTTGTCCTGTCCTGTGCGGTCCTATCCAATGCAGCCCTGTCCAGTGCAGCCCTGTCCTGGTTCGAATTGTGCCGGACAGCGGGAACCCCTTCTTCCCCCGCCTCCTGGATGATGTGCAGGAAGGCTTTCTCCAGGTCGGCGCTGTGTCCGCGCCGGCTCAACTCATCGGGCGTCAGCTGGGCAAGCAGACGGCCTTCCCGCAGGAGAAGCAGCGTCTGGCAGTGGCTGGCCTCCTCCATGACATGGCTTGACACGAGCAGTGTGATCCCTTGCGCGGCCATGGCGCGGAAACGGCCCCAGAGGTCCGCCCGCAGCACAGGATCCAGCCCTACCGTCGGTTCATCCAGCACCAGCAGGCGCGGGCGGGCTACCAGCGCGCAGGCGAGGGATACCCGGCTGAGCTGGCCCCCGGACAGGTCTGCGGTCTTCTGCCGCGCCTGGGGTTCAAGTCCGACGGCGGCAATCGCCTCCGCTGCCTCGGCCGCCCCTTTGCGGTGCATGGCCCCGAAGTAGCGCACGTTCCCTTCCACCGTCAGGTCAGGGTAGACACTGGGTGCCTGTGTCACGTACCCCACCTGGTGCCGCAGCAGGCTGGTGCCAGCAGGCTGCCCAAGGACCCGCACCGAGCCTGAGGTGATGCGTTGCACGCCGACGATGGCCCGCATCAAGGTGGTTTTCCCACTTCCGGATGGACCGAGGAGTCCCGTAATTTGTCCGGGAGGAATAGCAAAATTAAGGCCCTGGAGGACGGGAACCCTGCCCCGCACCACCGTCAGGGCGCTGGCCGCCACCGCGCCGCTCTGATCCTCTCCGGGCGCGCTTTCCGGTGCCGAACGGGACAAGGCCGCCTCCGCTGAACTGCAGGTGGTCGGGGCCGGGAAGCCCGTAAATTCATCACCTGATGAATTAACGCTATGCCTGCAACTATCCTTAATCAACAGACTTGGATGGAAAAGTACTTGATAAATGTGGGCGCTATCACTTAGGTTCGATCTAGCTGCGCTGGAGTGGCGTGGGCGGTCTCACCAGTCCTCACCAGTACTTGGGCGATAACGGCGTCGAGCCACGCCCGGGAGCGATGACCAGCCTCGAGGGGGGCCAGGGGCTTTGTTTTCCCGGGCGTGGCTCTACTGTGTCCGGAGGAGTCAAGAGTCATCCGGGGGAGTGGGGGCCAGGCGTCCAGTGCCGGTAGATTAGTACCCAGACGAATTTGTCCGGCCCTGCTGATCCAGCACCTCCCCAGAAACGGATATCCACCCGTGGTTACAAGACTGTCCCAGCTTTTCCTGCGCACGCTGCGTGAAGATCCCGTCGACGCCGAGGTGGCCAGCCACCGGCTTCTGGTCCGTGCGGGCTACATTCGCCGCGCTGCCCCCGGGATCTACACCTGGCTTCCGCTGGGGCTCAGCGTCCTGCGCAAGGTAGAGGCCATCATCCGCGAGGAAATGGCGAATATCGGAGCGCAGGAAGTCCACTTCCCGGCCCTCCTGCCGCGTGAACCCTACGAGGCCACCAACCGCTGGACAGAGTATGGCGAAGGCTTGTTCCGCCTCCAGGACCGCAAGGGCGCGGACTACCTGCTGGCCCCCACGCACGAGGAAATGTTCACGCTGCTGGTCAAGGACCTTTACTCCTCCTACAAGGACCTCCCGCTCAGCCTGTACCAGATCCAGAACAAGTACCGCGATGAGGCCCGCCCCCGGGCCGGCCTGCTGCGCGGGCGGGAGTTCATCATGAAGGACTCCTACTCCTTCGATGTCGACGACGCCGGCCTGGACGCCAGCTACGCTGCCCACCGCGGGGCCTACCTGCGCATCTTCGAGCGCCTCGGCCTGGAAGTCATCCCGGTCACCGCAACGGCGGGCGCCATGGGCGGGTCCAAGAGCGAAGAGTTCCTGCACCCGACGGATATCGGCGAGGACACCTTCGTCCGCTCCGCCGGCGGCTACGCAGCCAACGTTGAGGCCGTGACCACCGTTGCCCCGGCGGAAATCGACTTCACCGGCGCCCCCGCCGCCGAGGTGCTCGACACTCCGGATACCCCCACCATCGAAACGCTGGTGGCCGCAGCCAACCAGCTTGCACCCCGTTCGGAGGCTGACGGCGGTGCCTGGACCGGGGCGGATACCCTCAAGAACGTTGTCCTCGCCGTCACCCTGCCCACCGGGGAACGCCAGCTTGTGGTCATCGGCCTCCCGGGCGACCGCGGGGTGGACCTGAAGCGCGTCGAAGCCAACATCGGATCCTTCCTGCCCATCGGCGGCGAGATCGGACTGGAAGCCGCGAACGATGACGACCTCAAGAAGCAGCCGCTCATCGTCAAGGGCTACCTCGGCCCCGGCCTGACGCTGGACGAACTGCTGCTGGGCACCGAAAGCGCCACAAACATCCTCTACCTGGTGGACCCCCGCATCGTCAGCGGCACCACCTGGATCACCGGCGCCAATGAAGCAGGCAAGCACGTGTTCGGCCTCGTGGCCGGCCGCGACTTCACCTGGGACGGCGTCATCGAATGCACCGACGTCCGCGAAGGCGACCCCGCCCCGGACGGCTCCGGACCCCTGGAAACAGCCCGCGGCATTGAAATGGGCCACATCTTCCAGCTGGGCCGGAAGTACGCCGAAGCCCTGGAGCTGAAGGTCCTGGACCAGAACGGCAAGCAGGTCACGGTGACCATGGGTTCCTACGGTGTAGGCGTCACCCGCGCCGTGGCAGCACTGGCTGAATCCAACCATGACGGCAAGGGCCTGGTCTGGCCCCGCGCTGTGGCACCCGCAGACGTCCACGTGGTGGCAGTGGGCAAGGGCGAGGACATCTTCGCCACCGCCGAGCAGCTGGCAGCGGACCTTGAAGCCGCAGGCCTTGAGGTCCTTCTTGACGACCGGCCCAAGGTCTCGCCGGGCGTCAAATTCGGCGACGCCGAACTCGTGGGCGTCCCCACCATCCTCGCCGTGGGCCGCGGCCTGGTGGACGGTGTGGTGGAAATCAAGGACCGCCGCAGCGGCGAAGCCGAGAATGTTGCCGTGGACAAGGCAGTTGACTACGTGGTCAACGCCGTCCGCGCCTCCTGATCCTGGGAGTGCTCCCGGGGATTGAGTCCATCCAGCTCACCACGCTGGTCCTGATCGTGGTGGCCGGTTTCGCAGCGGGCTGGGTGGAT
This genomic interval from Arthrobacter sp. SLBN-100 contains the following:
- a CDS encoding ABC transporter permease encodes the protein MMLATTRRVLEQLRHDHRSIAMILAVPALLLTAVYFLFKNETLPPGAPRTFDRVGLMMLAIFPFVVMFLVTSITMLRERTSGTLERLLTTPVHKSDLLFGYGLGFSIMAALQSLVATAVAYWIFDLDIEGPPGFVVLIAVINAVLGVALGLLCSAFAQTEFQAVQFMPVVVVPQILLCGLFVARDRMNDALEAISNVLPLTFSVDALQEIAANPEATEQMWQDAAIMGAIVLGVLVLASLTLRRRTA
- a CDS encoding ABC transporter ATP-binding protein produces the protein MAASALTVVRGRVPVLQGLNFAIPPGQITGLLGPSGSGKTTLMRAIVGVQRITSGSVRVLGQPAGTSLLRHQVGYVTQAPSVYPDLTVEGNVRYFGAMHRKGAAEAAEAIAAVGLEPQARQKTADLSGGQLSRVSLACALVARPRLLVLDEPTVGLDPVLRADLWGRFRAMAAQGITLLVSSHVMEEASHCQTLLLLREGRLLAQLTPDELSRRGHSADLEKAFLHIIQEAGEEGVPAVRHNSNQDRAALDRAALDRTAQDRTTQDRSVW
- a CDS encoding proline--tRNA ligase — protein: MVTRLSQLFLRTLREDPVDAEVASHRLLVRAGYIRRAAPGIYTWLPLGLSVLRKVEAIIREEMANIGAQEVHFPALLPREPYEATNRWTEYGEGLFRLQDRKGADYLLAPTHEEMFTLLVKDLYSSYKDLPLSLYQIQNKYRDEARPRAGLLRGREFIMKDSYSFDVDDAGLDASYAAHRGAYLRIFERLGLEVIPVTATAGAMGGSKSEEFLHPTDIGEDTFVRSAGGYAANVEAVTTVAPAEIDFTGAPAAEVLDTPDTPTIETLVAAANQLAPRSEADGGAWTGADTLKNVVLAVTLPTGERQLVVIGLPGDRGVDLKRVEANIGSFLPIGGEIGLEAANDDDLKKQPLIVKGYLGPGLTLDELLLGTESATNILYLVDPRIVSGTTWITGANEAGKHVFGLVAGRDFTWDGVIECTDVREGDPAPDGSGPLETARGIEMGHIFQLGRKYAEALELKVLDQNGKQVTVTMGSYGVGVTRAVAALAESNHDGKGLVWPRAVAPADVHVVAVGKGEDIFATAEQLAADLEAAGLEVLLDDRPKVSPGVKFGDAELVGVPTILAVGRGLVDGVVEIKDRRSGEAENVAVDKAVDYVVNAVRAS